The genomic interval CTGAGCGAGGGGGAGGAAGAGCTActagagaaaaagaagaatgaaaTACCTTCGATTCGAACCGCGATGCgatggaggccggcggcgtcgcctcTGGATCCAAACCTGCTCGAGGAGGCTGCGATTGCGATGGAGACGAAGCTAGGGCATGCTCGCCGCCGGAGCTAGTGAGATGGAGAgggtggcggtgggcggcggaggggaaTTTGGGACCAAAGGGCGGtgaacgagccgagctcgagcgagccaACCTGAATAGGCTCAAAGCCGAGTCGGGGCTCTGGAGCCTATCGCCCTATCCTAGTATTGAACTCTTGAGGGTTGTtaggctcgagctcggctcgagcaaTGCTATGTGAGGCTTGGAGCTCGGCTCGTCTGATACTCTACCATGGCATTAATGGAAATACAATAATATTGTTTGGACAACGTGTAGAATAaactttatctaaaaaaacatgtacCGTAGAGTACATTATATAGTCCGGgaaaaagagtaaattataGTATCAATATTATTCTTTATACTAATATATCTTATTAGTTTATTGTTTATAGGTTCAGACGCTCAATTGAAGATTTGTTGCTCCTTCGCAGGTTCCATTTTATACCCTATACTTTCACGAAAGTTAAAAAATCACCTCTAAACCCATCAATTTACTGTTTGTTGTAGAAAACACAGTAAGATTAGACGAAATACTCTATCCAGCTGTGAAATATCTCCATATTGTCCCATATGTCGAGTTGAAATCTTTGTGCAGTGCCACCTGGCATTTTTGCACCGTTGGCCGAATGGCCGTTGCCTATTGTACCCGGCCAAATTGTCAGCCTGAACTATCAAAACAATCTAATAATAAAGCATATAAGATATCAAAGCAAGCTGAGACCGGTTAAGGGTCAAAGTGCCAGCATCAGAAATAAGGGAAGCTTGCTACTCAAGATAGCATATAATCATCTTCTATTACAGCACTAGAACATGCTCGATAATGAGAATTAATACCAGAACATGTATTGTCCATCAGACCATAACTCACTTTCAAATATCAATAATCTGTTACATATCATAAGACGACAATTGTATCAAAAGGGATAATACTCGACAAGGCTTTTACACTTCCATAAAAATTTTCCCGATCTAAGCTCCCATTCCACTTGAGCTCCCAACTTTCAACGGTACTGCAAATGAATAAGATGCACTTTGAGAGGTCCAGGGATTAAAATAACAGCAAAAAGCTAGATAACACAAACATCTGcacaaaaaaataactaaataaccTCTTATTCATTCAAGTATTCCAGAACAATAAGATAAAACAATGTAGAAAATTCTAACATCACAATTCTGGCATAAAATCGGGTGCATTACATCTGCACGATAAAATAAGTAAATAACCACATTCATTCAAGTATTCCATAACAATAAGATGAGACGATGTGGAAAATTCTAACATCTCCACAATTCTAGCATAAAATCGGGTGCATTAATATTTTAAGCAAGAGGTAGCCTTTGAATTGTGGttagtaacttttttttaacaaaaggaAACTACCCTGCTTTAATTGGAAGCAACAtatcaaaaaggaaaaacataaaagAAGGGAACCCATATGAAAGATGATAGTTGTAGTCTATTGATTAGCAATAGATCCTCCTATTATTCGTTGAACTACAGAGAGATGTTTGCGATATGTTTGAAAGTGTTGACATTTAGAAGGCAGCTACAAGTGATAGCTAATGAGCTCACATGGGGCACATGGCACATACTCATACTATGTTGGATAAGTGGTGAAGATAACAAATAAGACAGGTTTTCAAAATTAACTAATATTGTTATAGTATTGGCATCTGCAAAAGATAGTCTCAGAAACAAAAGCAGTGTGTGCATCAATTCCAATTCTAACTGGCCATCTTATGATCTGTAATTATTCATACCAGCTCGACCAGAACAGAACTGACAAAATGAGAATGGGAACATGAGGCGACAACGGATAACACAATACACAAGCTGTCAAGCAGGAAATAAAACGTGGAAGAGGAACAACGCGGCACAGTTTATGACATTATCGCTACGTCGTTAGGAACTACCACAACACCGCACACGGGATGCAACACTATTGCACCAAACAATTTCACCATCAAAAAGTAAAACTGCTAACTTGAGCCTGCATATTACAGGAAGCAACTAGCAACCTAAAAAAGTATGAAGAGTATACCTTGATGAAGCCAATGTCCTTGGCGTTGCTGCGGAAGCACTGCCTGCAGCACATGAGCCCGTACTTCCGGATCAAGCCATGCGGGTTGCCGCAAACACGGCTGCAACAACAAATCCACACCACAAATCCGTAAGCACTCGTCAAGCAATCCAAGAAAAAGGGCGCACGAACCTTTCTACCGGAAGCAAGAGATAAACTACTACAGTATAAAATCTAGCAACATGCGAATTCACGCCACAAAATCTGACAAATCTGACCCGATGCTGCGCACACAGATAGAAGAAATACTCCTACGGTTCGTCACCGAACTGAATGAAAACACGGCGCGGGGGATCGCGAGTAGAGTAGAGAGGATTACCAAACCCTGGATCCGGGGCCGTAGTTCTTGGGGTGCGAGTTCCACACGTTGGAGTgtcccatggcggcggcggcggcggaggtcgtgaGTTGTAAACCCTAGAATGAACGAAATGAGCGCGTTGGCGTGGTGGTAGCCGGGCTTCCTCTATAAGCATCGGCTTCTTCGCTTGTTGGGCTTTGACAAGTCGTCGCATGAGTGGGCTTTCAGGTGAACGTATCATGGGCCGGGGCCCATGCTAGACTAGATGCAAGTGTGGATATATAAAGAATAAAAATTCGTGTGTTCAAAATGGTCCCATTGTCTAGCGGTTAGGACATTGGACTCTGAATCCAGTAACCCGAGTTCAAATCTCGGTGGgacctctttttttctttaattctcTTTTAGTGCTAAAATATCCGTTCGCGAGTAACTTATTGTTTTCTACTGTAGTAATATGAAACTAAATTATTGTGTGTGTTTTTAACACAGACAACAATCTTATTCTTCCAAGCAGCAGAGAACAGAAAACCCAGAAAATAGTCAGGAAGAATGTTCTTGTAACAGGCGGCAGTGACTGGATCAGCAACATATAATTTCATTTCGCAGATCGATTCATTCATCTCTCTGATCCTTTGGCTTACACTACAAAATTTGTGCTTCGATTCACACTCCAGAGTCCAGAATGACAAAATGGTTGTCTACGAAAATTTCTGGCCGCTTGCATTTCAAGCACCGCGCACCCTTGTGCTCCACTTATTCTCAAAATCTCAGTTACAGATTACACAACACtgaaatgaaaaggaaaaagagaaacaagTCTAACTCCTATATGCACAGTTTTTTCACCTAGAGGCATCAGGAGATGCGCATCAGAGGATGAATTATACACACTGAGATGAAATCTCAGTAGCATGTATTGCTAATCTGTGGTGAATTCTACACAACTGCATCCTTTTCCAACTCTACCGGGTCAGGGAGAATCTCCCTTGAAGCCCTCTTGAAGGAGAAtgaatcctcctcctcgtcctcatccTCGTCACTTCCTTGTGACTTCACTGACTGCTTCCTGGCTGACTGCCCCAATGTTGGCCTGAGCTCCGAGCTCCTGCGCGAGTCCCCATGAAAAGCAAAATGCCAAGAGCTTCGAGATGAAGTACTCGTGAGTGATGAATTCGACTGTAATTCCTCCCTCACCACCCGCAGCGGGTTCTCCAATGCTTTCAGGATGTACCGAGCCAGTGGACGCCTGGAGGGCTTTGGGTTCAGGCATGTCTTCGCAACAATGGAGACTGCCCATACCTCTTCTAGGTGGTCTTCATCTACTACAAGTGAAGGGTCTACAATGTTTGAAAGACCCTCCTTGTCATGGGCGTCAATAAAATCCAGTGTTCTTGCCAACCACTCCTCTGAACCAGTGTCATTTGAGCCGCTCACACCAAAATTCCCGGTGATTAGCTCCAGTAGCACCTTTCCAAAGCAGTATACATCATACGAGCAGCTAGCTGGTGGACCTGTTAGGTGAGAGATACATACAGTAATGTTAGGTTATCTTTATTTTGCACATTAGAATTCCTACACAAATAGCTGTATAGTATAATGGTAGAGATTATAAAATATCCATAAAAAAGCTATGCAGAAGCTTTACACACCTGATGCGTTCTTGTCAAGAGACCTGCCACAAGAAAGAGACGAATATCAGTGTTTAAGCAAGGCCCCGATGTTCTTTACAGATTTAAACAAAGACTAAAGTTTCATAGCAAACGTGATGTTGCCATGTTAACAAAATAACAAGTGGGTTGCCAAATTTTATGATCTGCAGGTGGTAGggtttcttcttttatttgtgTGGGTCTGGCCATTAATTTACAAGACTAACTCTTGATGAGAACTTCCTTTTTAGAAGTCATTTGACAAGAATTCATGTAAGGAGAAACACTTACAAATGAATATGTGTCCCCTTATACATActcaaacccaaaaaaaaaacactgccgCCATATTTTGTTAACAAAATCCAGTACATTACCTTCAGTTCAATAACTAAACTTAGGTTAAAGTGTTAACTTCATAAAGAAGTTATTGCTTTTGTCTTAGTACTTTTTAGTGCTAAAGGCACCCTTAAGTTAGCACCGTTCAGGTGATCATAAAATCAAGTTTCTTTTAAAAGGAATATGCCATGATGGACTCAATTTTCAGAGCAATTGGTAAGATCATAAGAACAGTTGTACCCATGCTAAACTCATGCATAAAAATGAGGAGACGATAAAATATAAAAGTCTTACTTCGATGATCTCAACATCCTGGAGAAGAAACTCCTGCTTCCCTCACTTTGTTGAGTGCATACATCACTCAAACTTCCAAGACACACTTCAAATTTGTCATCAAGAAGCACACTGCTTGCCTGGATATCTCTACAGTTATAATGAAAAGATAAGGGGAAAAAAGATTGGCTTGAAAGTAATTAAAACATCCAAGAACTTGAACAGCATGCATCAAATAAGAACTGCAgagtaaaataaaatgaaatagaaAGATGAAGCAGCTAAGTCATGCAGCTGGAATAAAAGATGACTAGCACCAAATACATCGATATTAGTGCATTGAGTTACCTACAATGATTGATGACACTAAACCTCAAAAGATAAGTTTCCATAAAATAACTgcagcaattttttttcatgatagaGACATGAGTTTCTCACATAGTTAGACAGTGTATAATCATATAATGAATTATACATACTGTACAGTACTTATACTTGCATGAAACTTTCCTGATTTCCTACAATACATTGCACATGAGAAGTTGTGAACAAGCCATATGCACATGAATAACAAGAAGCAACATTCTAAAAGTTCAGAAAGGCAAGCAGTTCGTCTGGGGGAAAAtcattaaaaatcaattaagtACAGTCAGATAGTATTGGTAGTGCTGATATGGATCCAATGCAACTTGGTGAAATAGTccgtataatattatattttaaatgtgGGATTTCATGTCCTCACAAGTAAACAGTTTGTCAGGGAAGCTTCGCACATATTGTTTTCCCCTTTCAGCTATACTTCTTAGAAAAGAAATAGTGGGCCAACTGATGCAATAGGGCCACAAGAGGCTAAGTAGAAGACTATCAAATGTGTAACTAGAAACAgttttaaattaatatattaaattgtcCTGTTTCTTTCACTCACGCACTTGCCATAATCAGTGCAGCTTCTTCATTAAATTGGCAATTCATGTGAGCTAAATAACATGTGGAACTTCCGCGCTCTTTTTTATGATGGCGTTAATGTTCAAACTTTTCTTAGCACAGTTATCATATGCTTTTTgcaattaaaatattttcactAACTATAAACCAATCAGCTGCACATTATATTAGCAAATTAGCTAACAGGCCAATAATATCACTAGGCATACCTGTGAACCAATGGTGGACTACACTCATCGTGCAGGAAGCACAATGCCTCAGCAACACCAATGGCGATCTTCAGCCTTGTTATCCAATCCAACGAGCGCAGCCCCTCCTCAGCATCCACTGACTTCCTGTGCAATGCGGAAGTCAAGTCTCCCTTTGCCATGTACTTGTAGACCAGCAATTCCTCCTCATCTGTGGCCAAATGCCCCAGCACTGGAACAATCCTCCCATGGGAATTCTTTGCAAGGAAGCCCAATTCCCCCAAGTTCTTATTACTGCTCTTCAGATCAACCTTTTTGACAACAACATTGAAGCCACTCTCCAGTTCACCAAGGTAAATGGCCCCAGAGTGCCCATGCTTGACAAGATTGTCATCCCCAAAACCCCCAGTAACATTATGCAACTGCTCATAGGTGAACTCATCTACAATGGTAGGCAGACCTTTCACAGCACCATTTGCTGCCGGTGATGCTGCCATGGATGACAGCATCACAGGATTAACGCTGCTACTCCTGCGCCCCGATCGAATCCCTTCCTCATTCTGCTCCAACCCTCTTCCTCTTGGTCGCCGTCCCCCACTCTTCATCAAGCAGAACACTAATGCTACAAGGAAAAGAACCACCAAAAATGCTGCGGCTGCCAGGACTCCGGCAAGTACATACTTCCACTTCACCCCTTTCTTGCTTGGTGATGGCAATGCATTTGGTGGCTCTGGCAATGAAACACCAATCCTCTTGTAGAATGCTTCACAATCCCCCTGGCTTCGCTGGCTTGATCCGGACAAGCAATTCATGTTTATGTCCACTGCTCCATCGGAGCTGTTCCCAAATCCAGTTCCAATCACCTCAGTGAAGTAATTTCTCGACAAATCAACCTGACGAAATCTCTTCCTGAGGGGCCCAAGCACATCTCCAATGGCACCATACAACGAATTCCCGGAAGCGTTGAAAACTCCGGTTCCATCACCGGCAGAGATAGACACGTTTGGTAGCTCCCCGGTGAGATTGTTGTCAGAAAGATCGAGAAATTTGAGGCCCTTGATGAGGAACAATGTCGCCGGAATCGAGCCGGAGATGCTATTACCGGCGAGGTCAAGGGTCGTCAGGTTCCCGGACATGCCAAGATCGGCTGGAAGCGTGCCATTGACGGAGGTGGAGCGGAGGTCCAAGACTTCCAGCGACGCCGGGAGGCCGGTGCCAAACCACGCCGGGATCCGACCAGGGAGCGGGAACCCCGAGGCGTTGAAAACCTCGAGCGCCGTGAGCTCCCGCAGCGGGTCGACGGTGAACCCCTGGCTCCGTGCACCCGCGCGGGTGCGGCGGAGCCCGGTGAGACGGAGCTCCGCGACGCGCCCGGCGCGGCACACGACGCCAGTCCAGCTGCAGGGATAGCGCTTCACCGGCCAGTACTCCGCCCGCACCCCGATCGACCCGCGCAGGCCGTGGAGCGCGAGCACGTCCTGCCTCgcgagcagcagccgccgccgctcctccccccgcgCGGCGTGGGACGCGACGAGCAGGAgaaccgcgacggcgacgaggcagCGCGGGAGCATGGGGACGGACGAGGAAACAGCACCGCGCGGCAgggtagaggagaggagtggcgtggcggtggcggtggcggccacctcatggcgcgggcgcggcggccatggcgagagCGGGAGCGAGCgaagtggaggtggaggtggtggcgtgGTGCGCGCAAGGTGTTCGCCTTTTTGGGCGGCCTCCTGCCTGCCTATTTCGGCTTCCGGCGAGTTGACCACGCGGAGCCCGCGGGGGGACGCGGGTGGAGACCACCATCCCCCCACTCCTCCTCACTGCCAAGTAGACCCCACTGCGAGGCCCTCCCACTTCACTGCCAAGTGGGCCCCACTGGGAGGTTCTAAACGACAGATGGTGGAGTCTGACCGGACTGGATTCCCACCCCCCGCGTGGGCCGCTGCGTCACTGGCACGTGGGCCATGGGGTCTGAGGGGCCCACGTTTAGGTCGCCTTGTCTGTGGGACCCACTCTTTACTAGTGCGCGATACGGAATGTTCTCTCGCATCCCACTTCGCCTTTTTTTAGGCTCGTGTCGTTTTCGGAAAGGAAAGCTCACGAAGGTGGCGTCTCGATCAGTTTTACACACACGATAAGAGGAAGCGTGCCGCTCGTCGTGTCATCGTGTTCGCTCGAGGTTATTTTCTTCGAAATGTTATAAACATTTACACTTATGTAATTTGCTCCACTTATTTCGTATGGTTTTATAGATAGCTGTCATTTTACTTGACACTTTATATATCTTCTTTAAAGAGTAATTTGCTCCACCTGTTCTAAGAAAATCGTTCAAAATGTCTAGCACACGAGTGTATATGTTACTCTTACTCAGTCTACGACGGCGACTCGAGAGAGCAACATGATAAGTTCACAACCTGGCAATTGCACGTGGAAAAGTAGCAATGGAAGAAACGATTACTTATTTTCGTTACCGGCTGGAGCTAGCTATATCTAGCAAGAATTCCAAACTCACCACTCGAGCAACTTGTGGTAAATTCCGTTTGTTGTGTGTGCGCATATATGTCCGAGCATATAGCTGTCAGTCGACGAATGATTTTGATGCGCCGTGTCGCCGAATGATCCAAGTTGTGAAGGCCGCTGCCCGGTCCAAGTCTTCACCTGGGTCGTCGAGATTGTTTGTGTACATAGACGCTTGCATGATTGGCCACTCCAAATGCCGACAGGGGTGAGAGTGAGACGCGCACGCTGACACAACACCAAAGGCATCAACTCTAATCAACTCTTCACCAGTTACAATTCTAGTTATATTTCATTAAACACCCACTTTTGTACGGAATACTCCCAACACAACAGTGTCTGGAAAATACTAGTGCAGCTAGTTTACGACTAAACATGGGTGCACGAACCTAAACATGTATTCCTTTCaacccaaaataaattaaattattcaGATTTATAATACTACTAGTAAAATATATCTTATTTTATATCAGTTTATTTATTTCAGGACGAGGAGTAGCAGTACtaccgtcctaaaataagtgtagttttgtaTTGTTCATGtttaatgtttgaccgttcgtcttattagaaaatttttttatgattagtatttttgttgttattagatgataaaatatgaataatatttcatgtgactaatttttttatttttttatcaatttattAAATAAGAGGGACGGTCTACCTATATATATCATCGATAAAAGAAGCTTCGTATGTCACGTCGGCAGCAGTGCCCCTCTCGGCCAGCAGCCGACCAGTACTACTAGACGTGAGCGTCAGCAAGCTAGCTACAGCTAGGCCAGTGACCGGAGTGGTCGAGTCAAGCTTGCAATCTGCGACTCCTACCTTGTAGTTTTACCTGGAATTCCATCCTGCGCGTCACGGTCGCAATACTGCTCGTTCATATTACGcgtgtttgtgtgtgtttttgcaTTCCCTTCTCGTGATCGGATAATTAAGAGCTTTAAGACGTGACACGGCAGGCTAAAAAGGACATTCCGGACCGGtcaaaaactatttttcgtTCGTGGGGATGGCATTGGCTGGCCCATGGACCAGTCTAAACAGTGTGGTACAGTTACACACATGGGCGTGTTGCGTTAGGCTTGTGTACGCGTTCGTGCGGCCAAGCGATACGTGTGGGAGTGGCAACGGTTTGATGTCGATATTGTTCGTACACTCGTACTACCGAACGCAGCAGTACGGTGCAAAGTTGTTGTTTGAGGACTAGTACGACCGCGAGGACAGGGATCATCTGCAGATAATGAGAATCCCATAACGACCGCGAAACATTGGGTGCTCCAATACATGGTTTCTGTCTGAGCATGGTTATGTGATACTCccttcatattttatttaatgtataacgccgttgacttttcgaccaacgtttaaccactcgttttatttaaaattttcgtataaatatgaacatatttatatcatgcttaaagaacatttaatgatgaatcgagtcacaataaaataaatgatagttgtataaattttttgattaagacgaattgtcaaacgttagataaaaagtcaacagcgtcatacattaaaatatggaggtagtactaggcTCCAGtctcaggtggtgtttggatccagagacttaactttagtctctgtatttagacactaatttagagtattaaatatagactacttacaaaactaattatataaatgaaaactaatctgcgagacaaatttttaagACTagttaatctataattagagaatgtttactgtagcatcacataagttaatcatggattaattaggcttaatagattcgtctcgcgaattagtctaagattatgaatgggttttattaatagtctacgtttaatgtttataattagtgtccaaacatccgatgtgatagggatttaaaaattttagtcccatATAAATAGGGTCTCAATCCATTTATAAATAGTCTACGAACTTGAACCCCTAAAATATGACCATAAAACTTTTGAAAATTGCATACCCTCTCTATGGACAACAGCACAAAGTAAATGTTGAGGGATGGCGAGACGGTGTTAGGGTGGGATAGATCCACTCTTCTCCAATGCGGCTTCTTCATAATCGTGGTCAAAAATAAGTGGATGTATGTTTCAATAGTACAATTATGATAAGGGATACGAGGGATTGTTGTAGTATAAGGACCAGTTAAATAAGATTGTTGCAACATTattggtggaaaaaaataaaacggatTCGCTTAATAGGGTGTTTCCGTTATATCCGGACGACTGTTGCAACGGGAACACACGTGGTGGAGACGCCTGGCGCGGGCTGCGCGGCGCCCGATTTTTCTCGGGCCCATCGGGCATTTGACGCCTGGCATTTTCGTGTTAATTGTTATTAGTCGTAGAACAACCAAGCAAGCATAAAACGAAAAGGAAAAATCTGTGCCAGGCCCACCTGACTTTTAGTTTAGAGGGGCCTATAGTTGAGCCCATCTAACTTTTCTGGGCCTGATGCCCTGACCAATTTCTTTGTCCCCTCCGCAATGT from Oryza glaberrima chromosome 3, OglaRS2, whole genome shotgun sequence carries:
- the LOC127767918 gene encoding probable LRR receptor-like serine/threonine-protein kinase At2g16250; its protein translation is MLPRCLVAVAVLLLVASHAARGEERRRLLLARQDVLALHGLRGSIGVRAEYWPVKRYPCSWTGVVCRAGRVAELRLTGLRRTRAGARSQGFTVDPLRELTALEVFNASGFPLPGRIPAWFGTGLPASLEVLDLRSTSVNGTLPADLGMSGNLTTLDLAGNSISGSIPATLFLIKGLKFLDLSDNNLTGELPNVSISAGDGTGVFNASGNSLYGAIGDVLGPLRKRFRQVDLSRNYFTEVIGTGFGNSSDGAVDINMNCLSGSSQRSQGDCEAFYKRIGVSLPEPPNALPSPSKKGVKWKYVLAGVLAAAAFLVVLFLVALVFCLMKSGGRRPRGRGLEQNEEGIRSGRRSSSVNPVMLSSMAASPAANGAVKGLPTIVDEFTYEQLHNVTGGFGDDNLVKHGHSGAIYLGELESGFNVVVKKVDLKSSNKNLGELGFLAKNSHGRIVPVLGHLATDEEELLVYKYMAKGDLTSALHRKSVDAEEGLRSLDWITRLKIAIGVAEALCFLHDECSPPLVHRDIQASSVLLDDKFEVCLGSLSDVCTQQSEGSRSFFSRMLRSSKSLDKNASGPPASCSYDVYCFGKVLLELITGNFGVSGSNDTGSEEWLARTLDFIDAHDKEGLSNIVDPSLVVDEDHLEEVWAVSIVAKTCLNPKPSRRPLARYILKALENPLRVVREELQSNSSLTSTSSRSSWHFAFHGDSRRSSELRPTLGQSARKQSVKSQGSDEDEDEEEDSFSFKRASREILPDPVELEKDAVV